The sequence CGACTTCGTTAACGGGTACCGATTGGTCGGCATGTAATGAAATAAAAATATCGTCGTTTCCTGAACCAAATTTGTTTCGAAGGAATGGTTCTATTTCTCCGAAATTAACCCGCTGTAACTTGCTGTCGTCGTTAATGTAGTATTTCAGGTCGGATGTAATCGATATGGTTGTGATCGGCTTGGCAGCTGTTTGATTGTTACTTTGCGGAAGCAACAATTTCAGTGCATTTGGCGCAATCAGGGTAGAGGTAACCATAAAGAAAATAAGCAACAGAAATACAATGTCGGTCATCGACGACATGCTAAATGCAGCATTTACTTTATTTCTCTTTTTTAGTGCCATTTATGTCAGATTATGCCGGTTCGTTTAACAGATCCATAAATTCAGAAGTGGTTGCTTCCATTTTAAAAACAACTTTCTCTACATTCGATACAAGAATGTTATAAGCAAAATAGGCGATAATACCAACGATCAACCCGGCAACTGTAGTTACCATTGCCTGGTAGATACCGGTAGAAAGTAGTGTTACATCAATATTGTTTCCTGCGTTCGACATATCATAAAATGCCTGAATCATTCCCATAACCGTGCCAAGAAAACCGATCATCGGAGCTCCACCGGCTACTGAGGCCAAAACAGGCAGTCCCTTTTCCAGTTTTGCAATCTCGAGGTTACCCACATTTTCAATGGCAGCATTCACGTCGGTTAATGGTCGGCCAATTCGGCTGATTCCTTTTTCCAACATACGCGAAGCCGGATTTGGATTACTACGGCATAAAGCAACTGCAGAATCAATTTTTCCTGAAGTGATGTAAACTTTCACCTTCTCCAGTAACCCTGAATCAAATCTCCCGGCTTTTTTTATGGCAAAATATCTGTCGAAAAAGATGTAAACTGCAACCAACGATAAAAACAAAATAGGGAGCATAATCCAGCCTCCTTTTAATGCCAAATCGAAAAATTTTGTTGAAATGCCTTCCGGCTCGGTTGCCATAACTTCCAACTCTTGTGGAAGATCAGCCTGAATCATCAATAAATTAAACATGTTTATTCAATTATTTTATACAATTTCTAAAATAAAAAACGAGGTATAACCTTAAATATTATACCTCGCTAAAATAAGCAATATTTTTACCGCTTTGTTTGCTTTGTAAGTCGTATGTTATTTAGTTATGAACAACTCTTTTTTGATAGTTTACAAGCCAAACATGACGTAATATGTAGCAGCACCCGCCAGATAACCAACTAAAGCCAGCCAGCTGATTTTTTTCAGGTACCATATAAAGTCTATTTTTTCAAGTCCCATTGCAGCAACACCTGCAGCTGAACCAATAATCAGCATACTGCCACCGGTACCGGCTGTGTATGCCAGAAATTCCCAGAATGCTCCGTCCTGAACAAATGCGGCCTGGTAACCTGCAGCACCAGCATCAGCAATTGGGTACATTCCCATTGCGCCAGCAACCAGCGGTACATTGTCAACAATTGACGAAAGCACACCAATTGCAAGGTCAATTAAATAAATATTACCAAGATTTTCATCAAGATAAGTTGCCAGAATGTTTAAATGTCCGGCTGATTGTAAGGCTGCAACCGCTGAAAGGATTCCAAGGAAAAACAATACAGTTGGAACATCAACACGTTGAAGAACGGCTGTAACTTTCAGTTTATCTTTAATTTCTTTGGGTTTGTCTTTATGAACAATTTCGCCAACTACCCATAAAATACCTAACGAAAGTAACATTCCCATGTATGGAGGCAAGTGGGTAACTGTTTTAAAAACCGGCACGAATAACAATCCACATACTCCCAGGATTAAGAATAGAATGCGTTCCTTTGCAGTGCTGTATTCAATTTCATCTTCATCAATAGATGGGCGCGAAACGTTACCTTTCATTGTTACAGACAGTATTGCTAATGGAACTACCATGCAAACGATACTTGGTAGAATTACATTTGCAATAATTGCTCCGGCAGTTACCTGACCTCCAATCCACAGCATAATTGTTGTAACATCGCCAATTGGCGACCATGCACCACCTGCATTGGCAGCTAATACCACCATACTGGCAAAAAACCAGCGGGTTTGTTTATCGTCGATAAGTTTTCGTAGCAGCGCAACGAGTACGATAGTAGTTGTAAGGTTATCAAGCAGTGCCGACATGAAAAATGTTAGAACACTAAGGATCCAAAGCAACTTTACTTTATTGGTAGTTTGAATCTTGTCGGTAATAATTTTAAAACCTTCATGTTGGTCCACAACTTCCACAATAGTCATGGCTCCAAGCAAGAAGAATAAAATCTCACCAATTTCACCTAGATGATGAATGATTTCTGATTCTACAATGAATTCACGAGCTGCATGAAGGCCGTGAGCGTCGGGATGTGCAGCGAGAAAAGCTTCCCAGGTTGGGCTGAATCCCATGTGAAGAATTCCTTCTGCGCCGAGTATGTAAACTACCCAGCAAAGTGAACCAATAATTAAAGCCGATGCTGCTTTATCAACTTTGAGAGGATGCTCTAACGCTATAGCTGTATAACCCAGAACAAACACAACAACCATTAATATAAACATAGTAAATAATTTTAGGTTTAAGTTTTATCTTAAAGAACAACAAAAATATGTGAAGTAAATGATCTACAAAGGAAATCTGTCAGATTTTTTAATGATTTCTAAATATTTGAAATCGATATTGTCAAGTAGGGAATATAGCGGGCATTAGTTCTTATTCTTTTGAAAAAGTTTAGTGAGCTTTTTAAAAAGTTCGTCAATTGAGTTATACTCCTCTTTAAACGACAAGCCAATTCCCTGAGTGTAAGGAGCCGTTTCGTATATGAGGTTATTGTTTGAGCGGTTGTAGGCTTTAAACAGAATTTTTCCACTGCGAACGAGTTTAACGTCCATCTCAAAATCACCAACAATTTGGCTACTATTATTGTTGGTTCCGTATTGATTGGTATTATTTCCAATATTTCCGTTTAATGTAACCCTGTCGTTAAAAATCTGTGTACTTAAGGCCAGTTCAATTTCATCTTCAGTTATCTCATTACCGGGGCGATAATTTATTCCAATATCCCAATCTTCATCAATTTGCGATAGCCAATTACTAAGTTGATTTGAGAAAACTTCACTTGCAGTTGTTCCTATCATATTGGCATTTTGCGCATCTAAAGTACCTCTCAGGTATTCCGGAGTATAAAATTTTCCGAGAACGATTAGCGAAAGAATTTGCTTGTTTAGTTCTTCTTCGGTGCTAAAATACTGAGAAAGTTCTTCTTTTAATCGTTCTTCAAGGTTTGGAAATTCAATACCGAATGCTATTGTTGGATTAATCAATTCATCACTAAGGTTTATCAAACATTCAACTTGCACTCTGCTTTTCTGATTTAACAGGTCATCTCTTGCCATAAAAATATCATACAACGAAGCCTTTAATTTATAGATCGCCTGTAAATCAACTATAGCATTGTATGGGTCGCCCGACCATACAATTGACCCCCCGGGCTCAATAGAAAAGCGTTTATTCATTACATTGTATAATGTAAACAGGTAATCTCCTTGTGTGGGATTGTAGTTGCCTGAGAGGCTCATATTTCCATCGTCGTCCATCTCAAACAAGAGAATTCCTTCGCCCCGGGCACGAATAATATCGCCAATTTGCGAATTATAAATAAGCTGTACATCGGCATCGGGAGTTGCCTCAACTGTGAT comes from uncultured Draconibacterium sp. and encodes:
- a CDS encoding MotA/TolQ/ExbB proton channel family protein, which produces MFNLLMIQADLPQELEVMATEPEGISTKFFDLALKGGWIMLPILFLSLVAVYIFFDRYFAIKKAGRFDSGLLEKVKVYITSGKIDSAVALCRSNPNPASRMLEKGISRIGRPLTDVNAAIENVGNLEIAKLEKGLPVLASVAGGAPMIGFLGTVMGMIQAFYDMSNAGNNIDVTLLSTGIYQAMVTTVAGLIVGIIAYFAYNILVSNVEKVVFKMEATTSEFMDLLNEPA
- a CDS encoding biopolymer transporter ExbD, whose translation is MALKKRNKVNAAFSMSSMTDIVFLLLIFFMVTSTLIAPNALKLLLPQSNNQTAAKPITTISITSDLKYYINDDSKLQRVNFGEIEPFLRNKFGSGNDDIFISLHADQSVPVNEVVKIMNIARRNKYKMILATSPE
- the nhaD gene encoding sodium:proton antiporter NhaD, with protein sequence MFILMVVVFVLGYTAIALEHPLKVDKAASALIIGSLCWVVYILGAEGILHMGFSPTWEAFLAAHPDAHGLHAAREFIVESEIIHHLGEIGEILFFLLGAMTIVEVVDQHEGFKIITDKIQTTNKVKLLWILSVLTFFMSALLDNLTTTIVLVALLRKLIDDKQTRWFFASMVVLAANAGGAWSPIGDVTTIMLWIGGQVTAGAIIANVILPSIVCMVVPLAILSVTMKGNVSRPSIDEDEIEYSTAKERILFLILGVCGLLFVPVFKTVTHLPPYMGMLLSLGILWVVGEIVHKDKPKEIKDKLKVTAVLQRVDVPTVLFFLGILSAVAALQSAGHLNILATYLDENLGNIYLIDLAIGVLSSIVDNVPLVAGAMGMYPIADAGAAGYQAAFVQDGAFWEFLAYTAGTGGSMLIIGSAAGVAAMGLEKIDFIWYLKKISWLALVGYLAGAATYYVMFGL